A single Rhodothermales bacterium DNA region contains:
- a CDS encoding T9SS type A sorting domain-containing protein, translating into MNSVTTNSRMRTLVNTVVGLVILAFVSVLPAFAQEAGFNPVTATVTEGNSVTLTVELYDAGITNAGTANYVVQTVACTAPANSATAGDDFVVSAGTITFPAGSAAGATQTISVATVEDSIRENPSQAKASSECFEVEITGVGGDLMGTKINRNDVEVTIIDDEDNPTIALADGSGNENAGVIPMVVTLSNAIDEDLAFYNDGATGYNLDFVDVSATEDTDYNGDGATDYLLGTISAGDLSASLNVVINDDNKYEGDETANVSLPADARYTISDGVGILTIVDNEGVPKVAINDATAIEGNNLTFTLTADIEAEDNYDVALSYTDLTATTSLDYTPDVLVTIANTGKTGTATVGTTGDTDVEGNENFIVTVVDGADYDPDSGNENGLGTITDNDGTELQVTVAVADESIDLDGTPATTVVITVKNNGVQTPAGDVTLSYPAGGFLTGAATLTGGGYSGSTTPADDCGTNATIQDGSKCDILASDLEANESVTLELAVTASGSAGDVVVLTASVADSDDTDNSNDSDSDSATLVGLDYGDRSGAAYGGTAPTHRISSDLKLGATVAAEASNDGLDTATDDDGVSLPVGNLVKPAAGTLTNYIAVDVQGGSGYLSIIPEIGDITAVNDYAVSEGLNFVPLDIASTAGGSSTLRFRLCAAIDDCDDGTEAAQTGEVEDWDFSIVLESAVTGFTLPAGTVEPVVLSEDAGGDLVLTDGNGNTMLDQDYTSVGSTTDFTITGNDNPNTLVVDLADIDDDFGLVFNGGAGADAIEINDTDNGSWAFTHAATNASDGAIDLESTAAVTIDIDYTLLAPVLATVTITTATFTFSDVINDNIVIRDNGSSVDGMSFIDSNGSEAITFTTPTTALVVNAGGGNDTIDYDGLDETNTPSPTLTFNGNAGQDTFVILPTANTSSLGAMTVAGGTPAVCPGDVLDIDTSGGAVINNLTTTPVTFTSAHNSITYSGIEAFADQSADVAISATSTAGTDLNAGDITTITLSVTNNGTDTASCVMVNDILLDGAFTLNSGPTFSVGSFTSPKWTVGALASGDTATLTYTVTVGQTFNGAASITVNSPESDPNESNNSVSFNIEPAFEFPTKAQATAAAWFGTGANEHLVVGLANGFAGLNSSVLCRVPPATGFPANLWRECGNGLPYPLYVNDLFLDDQGTPADSTDDKLYLASWGSAGLYVSEDGGENFTALEPDLGDHGATGWTNVYAIVEDVDGFLYISTNHGFVYRSLNNGSTWQKIGDLPEVDADTPWSLATHPTENGRLYAGTFGRGVYTSDDYGFTWSFLGGSAVNQLLINNQGGHIFDLELTPSSNATSGFLFAATGGGVFRMALDGDGNAAGLWSQLDTDVTLTSGTVTPEARALAFDRDEDLYVTTWGHGAFFSSGPTTATSMTQIVLRGANVSFVAVNPAGDQVIFGTEAQGVLIMPVASSTDTEPIAGEETTLPSGYVLNQNYPNPFNPVTTISFALPESGQVRLSVYDVLGREVKVLVNGTAQAGQHEVQFDAAGLPTGTYIYRLETDKGSFAKQLVLMK; encoded by the coding sequence ATGAACTCTGTTACTACAAACTCGCGCATGAGGACGCTGGTCAACACCGTAGTGGGGTTGGTCATTTTGGCGTTTGTGTCGGTGCTTCCGGCGTTTGCGCAGGAGGCGGGATTCAATCCCGTTACGGCCACGGTCACTGAGGGCAACTCCGTTACGCTCACGGTCGAACTCTACGACGCCGGGATTACGAATGCGGGCACAGCCAATTATGTGGTTCAAACGGTCGCCTGTACGGCGCCCGCGAACTCGGCGACCGCGGGCGACGATTTCGTGGTTTCCGCCGGGACAATCACGTTCCCTGCCGGCTCGGCAGCGGGAGCTACTCAGACGATTTCCGTTGCAACCGTCGAGGACTCGATTCGAGAGAACCCATCGCAGGCGAAAGCTTCAAGCGAGTGCTTTGAAGTGGAGATCACCGGAGTTGGCGGTGATCTCATGGGGACGAAAATAAACCGAAATGACGTCGAGGTAACCATCATCGACGATGAGGACAATCCGACTATCGCTCTCGCCGACGGCTCCGGCAACGAAAACGCCGGCGTTATCCCGATGGTGGTCACCCTCTCCAACGCCATCGACGAGGATTTGGCGTTTTACAACGACGGAGCAACGGGATACAATCTCGACTTCGTGGATGTGAGTGCGACGGAAGACACGGACTACAACGGTGACGGCGCGACTGACTATCTACTCGGCACCATCTCTGCCGGGGACCTGTCCGCCAGCCTGAATGTCGTCATCAACGACGACAACAAGTACGAGGGCGACGAGACAGCCAACGTCTCTCTTCCTGCGGACGCCCGCTACACCATCAGCGATGGCGTCGGCATTCTGACGATCGTCGACAACGAAGGCGTTCCTAAGGTTGCCATCAACGATGCGACCGCGATCGAAGGAAACAACCTCACCTTCACCCTAACCGCTGACATCGAGGCTGAGGACAACTACGATGTGGCTCTCAGCTATACGGACCTGACCGCGACGACCTCGTTGGACTACACACCGGACGTGTTGGTCACGATCGCCAACACGGGCAAGACCGGGACGGCTACGGTCGGAACCACAGGCGACACCGACGTCGAGGGCAATGAGAACTTCATCGTGACCGTCGTTGACGGCGCCGACTACGATCCGGACTCTGGCAACGAGAACGGTCTTGGCACGATCACCGACAACGACGGGACTGAACTGCAGGTCACCGTTGCAGTCGCAGATGAATCCATCGATCTGGATGGGACGCCGGCGACGACTGTCGTCATTACGGTGAAAAACAATGGCGTTCAAACTCCCGCTGGTGATGTTACGCTGAGCTACCCGGCCGGTGGTTTCTTGACTGGTGCAGCAACGCTGACAGGCGGTGGCTACTCGGGCTCGACGACTCCGGCTGATGACTGCGGTACAAATGCGACGATTCAGGACGGTTCTAAGTGTGACATCCTCGCCAGTGACCTGGAGGCCAACGAGTCTGTTACGCTGGAACTGGCGGTGACGGCGAGCGGGTCGGCCGGAGACGTTGTTGTGCTTACCGCCTCAGTCGCCGACTCGGACGACACGGACAACTCCAACGACTCCGACAGCGATTCCGCCACGCTGGTTGGCCTCGACTACGGTGACCGCAGCGGAGCAGCCTACGGCGGAACGGCTCCCACCCACCGTATCTCGAGCGATCTCAAGTTGGGCGCGACTGTTGCCGCGGAAGCCTCGAATGACGGCCTTGACACGGCTACCGACGATGACGGCGTCTCGCTGCCCGTCGGCAACCTCGTGAAACCGGCTGCCGGCACGTTGACCAACTACATCGCAGTTGACGTGCAGGGAGGATCAGGCTATCTCTCAATCATTCCGGAAATCGGCGACATCACCGCTGTGAACGACTATGCAGTGAGTGAAGGACTGAACTTTGTGCCACTCGACATCGCCTCTACTGCGGGCGGCAGTTCGACGCTTCGCTTCCGTCTCTGCGCGGCCATCGACGACTGCGACGACGGGACCGAGGCCGCACAGACTGGCGAGGTTGAGGACTGGGACTTCAGTATCGTGCTTGAGTCAGCTGTCACTGGATTCACCCTGCCTGCCGGAACGGTAGAGCCCGTCGTGTTGTCCGAAGACGCCGGTGGAGACCTTGTCCTTACCGATGGCAATGGCAACACCATGCTGGACCAGGACTACACCTCCGTAGGCTCCACGACCGATTTCACCATAACTGGCAACGACAATCCTAACACCCTTGTGGTGGACCTCGCCGACATCGACGATGACTTTGGCCTGGTCTTCAATGGCGGTGCCGGTGCCGATGCCATCGAGATCAACGACACCGACAACGGCTCGTGGGCATTCACACATGCGGCCACGAATGCCAGCGATGGTGCCATTGACCTGGAGAGCACGGCGGCGGTGACGATTGACATCGATTACACGCTGCTGGCTCCAGTGCTGGCGACGGTCACGATCACGACGGCAACGTTCACGTTCTCGGATGTAATCAATGACAACATCGTGATCCGCGACAACGGTTCGTCCGTGGACGGGATGTCGTTCATCGACTCCAACGGCTCGGAAGCCATTACCTTCACCACCCCGACCACGGCTTTGGTCGTGAATGCGGGCGGCGGTAACGACACGATTGACTACGACGGCCTGGATGAGACTAACACACCGTCTCCGACGCTGACCTTCAATGGCAACGCCGGACAGGACACGTTCGTAATCCTCCCGACCGCCAACACCAGCTCGCTTGGTGCGATGACGGTTGCCGGCGGCACCCCTGCGGTCTGCCCGGGTGACGTGCTCGACATCGACACCTCCGGTGGTGCGGTCATCAACAACCTGACCACGACGCCGGTGACCTTCACCAGCGCGCACAACAGCATCACCTACTCGGGCATCGAGGCCTTCGCCGACCAGTCCGCCGACGTGGCGATCTCCGCTACCTCGACGGCCGGCACCGACCTCAACGCCGGCGACATCACGACGATCACGCTGTCCGTGACGAACAACGGCACCGACACGGCCTCCTGTGTCATGGTGAACGACATTCTGCTCGACGGCGCCTTCACGCTGAACTCTGGCCCGACCTTCAGCGTCGGCTCATTCACCAGCCCGAAGTGGACCGTTGGCGCGCTTGCCTCTGGCGATACGGCTACGCTGACCTACACGGTCACGGTCGGCCAGACGTTCAACGGCGCGGCTTCGATCACGGTGAACTCTCCTGAGAGCGATCCGAACGAATCGAACAACTCGGTGTCCTTCAACATCGAGCCGGCCTTCGAATTCCCGACCAAAGCACAGGCCACGGCCGCCGCATGGTTCGGCACCGGTGCCAATGAGCACCTGGTGGTTGGTCTCGCCAACGGCTTCGCTGGCCTGAACAGCTCGGTCCTGTGCCGCGTGCCTCCGGCGACCGGTTTCCCGGCCAACCTGTGGCGCGAATGCGGTAACGGCCTGCCGTACCCGCTGTACGTCAACGACCTGTTCCTGGATGACCAGGGCACGCCGGCTGACTCAACGGACGACAAGCTGTACCTCGCGTCATGGGGCTCCGCCGGTCTCTACGTCTCCGAAGACGGTGGTGAGAACTTCACCGCTCTGGAGCCGGACCTCGGCGACCACGGCGCGACGGGTTGGACCAACGTGTATGCCATCGTAGAAGATGTGGATGGTTTCCTCTACATCTCGACCAACCACGGCTTCGTATACCGCTCCCTGAACAACGGCAGCACCTGGCAGAAGATCGGTGACCTCCCCGAGGTCGATGCCGACACCCCGTGGAGCCTGGCCACGCACCCGACCGAGAACGGCCGCCTCTATGCAGGCACCTTCGGCCGCGGCGTGTACACCTCGGATGACTACGGCTTTACGTGGTCCTTCCTGGGCGGCTCTGCAGTGAACCAGCTGCTGATCAACAACCAGGGTGGTCACATCTTCGACCTCGAGCTCACCCCGTCCTCGAACGCAACCAGCGGATTCCTCTTCGCCGCGACCGGCGGTGGCGTGTTCCGCATGGCACTGGACGGAGACGGCAATGCTGCAGGACTCTGGAGCCAGCTTGACACGGACGTGACCCTCACCAGCGGCACGGTGACTCCTGAGGCCCGCGCGCTCGCCTTCGATCGCGACGAAGACCTCTACGTCACCACCTGGGGCCATGGGGCCTTCTTCTCCTCCGGTCCGACGACCGCAACGAGCATGACGCAGATCGTCCTTCGTGGCGCCAACGTCTCCTTCGTGGCCGTCAACCCGGCTGGCGATCAGGTGATCTTCGGTACGGAGGCCCAGGGCGTGCTGATCATGCCTGTGGCGTCCTCGACCGACACCGAGCCCATCGCCGGTGAAGAGACCACGCTGCCGAGCGGATACGTTCTGAATCAGAACTACCCGAACCCCTTCAACCCGGTAACCACGATCTCCTTCGCACTGCCCGAGTCTGGCCAGGTCCGCCTGTCGGTCTACGATGTGCTGGGTCGCGAGGTCAAGGTTCTGGTCAACGGTACCGCCCAGGCCGGACAGCACGAAGTGCAGTTCGACGCCGCAGGCCTGCCGACCGGTACCTACATCTACCGGCTTGAGACGGACAAGGGAAGCTTCGCCAAGCAACTAGTCCTGATGAAGTAA
- a CDS encoding DUF4835 family protein — protein sequence MRYLPAFLLLILLAVPAQAQELNCSVTINYANLSGSDYTYLDELRERVAEYMNDRRWTEDRYEETERIECTMQIVMMEAVSLTSFRARLIVATRRPIYGTAQQSTVVQFSDEDWRFDYPQGTPLVWEPDRFHPLTSVLNFYGYLILGYDYDTFSEYGGTAHFERARRIAEIAQSSGALGWQSLGGDRSKGELISQIMDQRYRDLRKAYFDYHYHGLDRFVATTERSRAAILQVIQDLSGLYTASNRIYFLDQFFATKYQELVAVFKGSPVASQAFDLLQQMDPAHLSDYTQMMQ from the coding sequence ATGCGATACCTCCCGGCGTTCCTGCTTCTGATTCTGTTGGCCGTTCCGGCCCAGGCGCAGGAGCTCAATTGTTCGGTGACCATCAACTACGCGAACCTGTCCGGGTCGGACTACACGTACCTGGACGAGCTCAGGGAGCGGGTCGCCGAGTACATGAATGACCGGCGATGGACGGAGGATCGGTACGAAGAGACCGAGCGCATCGAATGCACGATGCAGATCGTGATGATGGAGGCGGTGTCGCTGACGAGTTTCCGCGCGCGACTCATTGTGGCGACCAGGCGGCCGATCTACGGGACCGCGCAGCAGTCCACGGTGGTCCAGTTCTCCGATGAGGATTGGCGGTTTGATTACCCGCAGGGCACGCCGCTGGTGTGGGAGCCCGACCGCTTTCACCCTCTGACGAGCGTGCTGAACTTTTACGGGTACCTGATTCTGGGGTACGACTACGACACGTTCTCGGAGTACGGGGGCACGGCGCACTTCGAGCGCGCGCGGCGCATCGCGGAGATCGCGCAGTCGTCGGGAGCGCTCGGCTGGCAGTCGCTGGGGGGAGATCGGAGCAAGGGTGAGCTGATCTCGCAGATCATGGATCAGCGGTATCGGGACCTGAGAAAGGCCTATTTCGACTACCACTACCACGGGCTGGACCGGTTTGTCGCGACCACGGAGCGGTCCCGGGCGGCCATCCTGCAGGTGATTCAGGACCTGTCCGGGCTGTACACGGCGAGCAATCGCATCTATTTCCTGGATCAGTTCTTTGCGACCAAATACCAGGAGCTGGTGGCCGTATTCAAAGGGTCGCCTGTGGCGTCCCAGGCGTTTGATCTGCTGCAGCAGATGGATCCGGCCCACTTGTCGGATTACACGCAAATGATGCAATGA
- a CDS encoding HEAT repeat domain-containing protein, translated as MLDTLFSPTQAVPLVAALADLTIKAALILALAGIATSLLRKRPASVRHAIWLAAVTGILAMPVLTAMLPNWHVLPAGSTFHAAAIEQHNAHYDAVVAQTEAANPWTTDTGDGLAAESEAGVPPTNGSATTRGAANPEASAITPGASAARTEAAGTVESAAPGTEVAGTAAPSTEAPSTAAPSTEAPGAAQLAEEPAAPAIQPARNAVLAGMADIWSTLRSTHWSVILLGIWLLGVLAIMGHHFIGAVGLYMVARRARPIRDQEWLDLADEIGDRLWITREVHLLKSHVTTMPVTWGGRKPVVLLPSDADTWTDERRRYVLTHEFAHIRRWDCTTQGFAQLACALYWFNPLVWVASRRLRVERERACDDQVLMAGGKASNYAEHLLDIARSLRATIANPLGAVAMARPSQLEGRVLAILDPDRRRRGFTRAHTTAVMIAALVVVLPIAALAPQSSATDFATTPTETEAPASWDSADVQAPEAAPESPDPAPESELAERARSFLPAVADRRPNVALPDTIDTRKRKVVDAFMKALGDEDEEIRRQAAHVLGEIGDARAIPALRKAMSDDPSNDVRRAALWALAEMDEDDVIPVLINQVGSERDPESRRQMAYMIGDNADDGDRRAGQALMSLLDDSDAEVRATAAWGLAEIEYTPALDALLALAEDPNDDVQERAIWAIGEIAEEADSGRAVEVLIGALGSQNANVREMAAWSLGESESPRATEALAAALNAERSPEVKAKIAWALGEIEDDRAVPALAVAMRDANTEVRTAAAYALSEIDTSESLRALALAVDDDDVKVRRQAIYALSELEDVESIPVLERAARDGDSQIRKAAIYALAELEDERAIPALVAALDDGNAQIRRQAIYGLGELESDNPRVIEGLQLALGDENAETRRAAIHALGEIEDSGSADALIDALSDGNADNRRAAAWAIAEILEDEPNERALNALAEMLRADGNAENRKAAAYALGEIGSPDAIDALRAALDDENRDVRRAAAHALSDIDWDDDEWDSNWDDGNKEEGDWDNQNWEEGDWDNAGASIDVHVDPGTVHITGLGAAIGDIAETALSAAGSALRSIDFENVLWTIEHELSSVDVDAWVDHVESQIHHLDHEIESSVRFAMIEALEGIAKARPNSADSRAAVRALKRMDTKESHKAVKRIKDCDCH; from the coding sequence ATGTTGGACACCCTGTTTTCACCTACGCAGGCCGTTCCGCTGGTCGCCGCGCTCGCCGACCTCACCATCAAGGCAGCCCTGATTCTTGCGCTGGCCGGTATTGCGACCTCGCTGCTGCGCAAGCGTCCCGCATCCGTGCGCCACGCCATCTGGCTGGCTGCGGTGACGGGCATTCTTGCAATGCCGGTTCTGACCGCCATGCTCCCGAACTGGCACGTATTGCCCGCGGGGAGCACGTTCCACGCGGCGGCGATCGAGCAGCACAACGCCCATTACGATGCCGTTGTCGCACAAACGGAAGCGGCAAATCCCTGGACCACGGACACGGGCGATGGGCTCGCTGCCGAGTCCGAGGCGGGTGTGCCCCCGACCAACGGGTCCGCGACTACCCGAGGAGCCGCGAATCCGGAAGCCAGCGCAATCACACCCGGCGCCTCGGCGGCCCGCACTGAGGCCGCCGGCACCGTCGAATCCGCAGCGCCCGGCACTGAGGTCGCCGGCACCGCAGCCCCCAGCACGGAAGCCCCCAGCACCGCAGCCCCCAGCACGGAAGCCCCCGGCGCCGCCCAACTCGCCGAGGAGCCCGCCGCCCCCGCCATCCAGCCCGCCCGCAATGCGGTCCTGGCCGGCATGGCCGACATCTGGAGCACCCTGCGCAGCACACACTGGTCCGTGATCCTGCTGGGCATCTGGCTGCTCGGCGTTCTCGCCATCATGGGCCATCATTTCATCGGCGCGGTAGGCCTCTACATGGTCGCCCGCCGCGCGCGGCCCATCCGCGATCAGGAGTGGCTGGATCTGGCAGACGAAATCGGCGATCGCCTCTGGATCACGCGCGAAGTGCACCTGCTGAAATCCCACGTTACAACCATGCCCGTCACCTGGGGCGGCCGCAAACCGGTTGTGCTGCTGCCGAGCGATGCCGACACGTGGACCGACGAGCGCCGCCGCTACGTCCTGACCCACGAATTCGCCCACATCCGGCGCTGGGACTGCACCACGCAAGGTTTTGCGCAGCTGGCCTGCGCGCTGTACTGGTTCAATCCCCTGGTATGGGTCGCGTCCCGTCGCCTGCGGGTGGAGCGGGAGCGGGCCTGTGACGACCAGGTACTCATGGCTGGGGGCAAGGCCTCGAACTACGCCGAGCATCTGCTGGATATCGCAAGGTCTCTGCGCGCGACGATTGCGAACCCGCTCGGCGCGGTGGCCATGGCCCGGCCGTCACAGCTGGAAGGTCGTGTGCTGGCCATCCTGGATCCGGATCGCCGCCGCCGCGGCTTTACAAGGGCACACACCACCGCCGTCATGATCGCGGCTCTGGTTGTAGTGCTGCCGATTGCAGCCCTGGCGCCGCAGTCTTCCGCCACCGATTTCGCCACCACGCCTACGGAAACCGAGGCGCCGGCGTCCTGGGACAGTGCGGACGTCCAGGCACCTGAGGCCGCTCCCGAAAGCCCCGATCCGGCTCCGGAATCGGAGCTCGCAGAGAGGGCTCGCTCATTCTTGCCGGCCGTCGCGGATCGCAGACCGAACGTGGCGCTGCCGGACACCATCGACACCCGCAAGCGCAAGGTGGTCGATGCGTTCATGAAGGCGCTGGGCGACGAGGACGAGGAGATTCGTCGCCAAGCGGCCCATGTGCTGGGCGAAATCGGCGATGCCCGCGCGATCCCGGCCCTTCGCAAGGCCATGTCGGACGATCCTTCGAACGATGTGCGGCGCGCCGCCCTCTGGGCACTTGCCGAGATGGATGAGGACGACGTCATCCCGGTCCTGATCAACCAGGTCGGATCCGAGCGCGACCCGGAATCACGCCGTCAGATGGCCTACATGATCGGAGACAACGCCGATGACGGTGATCGCCGGGCCGGTCAGGCGCTCATGTCCCTTCTGGACGACAGCGACGCGGAGGTAAGAGCCACCGCCGCATGGGGACTGGCAGAAATCGAGTACACGCCCGCCCTGGACGCGCTGCTGGCGCTGGCCGAGGATCCGAACGATGACGTCCAGGAGCGCGCCATCTGGGCGATCGGCGAGATCGCCGAAGAGGCAGACTCGGGCCGGGCCGTGGAGGTACTGATTGGCGCGCTGGGCAGTCAGAATGCCAATGTGCGGGAGATGGCCGCGTGGTCGCTGGGCGAGAGCGAAAGCCCGCGTGCCACCGAAGCCCTCGCAGCCGCACTGAATGCGGAGCGCTCACCGGAAGTGAAGGCCAAGATCGCCTGGGCGCTGGGTGAGATCGAAGACGATCGCGCTGTGCCTGCACTGGCCGTTGCCATGCGGGACGCAAACACGGAGGTGCGAACGGCTGCTGCCTACGCACTTTCCGAGATCGACACGTCAGAGTCCCTGCGCGCCCTGGCGCTGGCCGTGGACGACGATGACGTCAAGGTGCGCCGACAGGCCATCTATGCGCTGAGCGAACTCGAAGATGTGGAGTCCATTCCGGTCCTGGAGCGCGCTGCCCGGGACGGCGACAGCCAGATTCGCAAGGCTGCCATCTATGCACTAGCGGAGCTTGAGGACGAACGTGCCATCCCGGCGCTGGTCGCTGCCCTGGACGACGGCAATGCCCAGATTCGTCGGCAGGCCATCTACGGGCTGGGCGAACTCGAATCCGACAACCCGCGCGTGATTGAAGGGCTGCAACTGGCCCTGGGAGACGAAAACGCGGAAACCCGGCGCGCTGCCATTCACGCGCTCGGCGAGATTGAAGACTCCGGGTCCGCCGATGCGCTCATCGATGCACTGAGTGATGGCAACGCGGATAACCGGCGGGCCGCCGCGTGGGCCATCGCCGAAATTCTGGAGGACGAGCCAAACGAGCGTGCTCTGAATGCCCTGGCAGAAATGCTGCGTGCAGACGGCAACGCCGAAAACCGAAAAGCTGCCGCCTACGCGCTCGGCGAGATCGGCAGCCCGGACGCGATCGATGCGCTACGTGCCGCGCTGGACGATGAGAACCGCGATGTGCGCCGTGCAGCCGCCCATGCGCTCAGCGACATCGACTGGGATGACGATGAGTGGGACAGCAACTGGGACGACGGCAACAAGGAAGAAGGCGACTGGGACAACCAGAACTGGGAAGAGGGTGACTGGGACAACGCGGGTGCATCGATCGACGTGCACGTCGATCCAGGCACCGTGCACATCACCGGCCTTGGCGCCGCCATCGGCGACATCGCCGAAACGGCGCTGTCCGCCGCCGGCTCGGCCCTGCGATCAATCGACTTCGAGAATGTGCTCTGGACCATCGAACACGAGTTGTCCTCGGTGGATGTCGACGCCTGGGTGGATCATGTGGAGTCGCAGATTCACCACCTGGACCACGAAATCGAATCGTCCGTGCGCTTTGCCATGATTGAGGCTCTGGAGGGTATCGCCAAGGCACGGCCGAACTCGGCCGATTCCCGCGCCGCCGTGCGCGCTCTGAAGCGCATGGACACGAAAGAGTCGCACAAGGCCGTCAAGCGCATCAAGGACTGCGACTGCCACTAA
- a CDS encoding BlaI/MecI/CopY family transcriptional regulator, which translates to MGETLQTDLSRRERQIMDVIYRLGEATAAEVMDNLPDPPSYSAVRALLRILGEKGHVKHEKVGPRYVYQPVVPADTASEHALKHVVATFFSGSVSQAVAALLEASDSQLSDEELKRLESRIQEAREEGR; encoded by the coding sequence ATGGGAGAAACGTTGCAAACGGACCTGAGCCGGCGCGAACGACAGATCATGGACGTTATCTATCGTCTCGGTGAGGCAACCGCGGCGGAGGTGATGGACAATCTGCCGGATCCGCCCAGCTACTCGGCGGTGCGAGCCCTGCTCCGCATTCTCGGAGAGAAGGGCCACGTGAAGCACGAAAAGGTCGGCCCACGCTACGTCTACCAACCCGTGGTCCCGGCTGACACCGCCAGCGAACACGCCCTGAAGCACGTGGTCGCCACTTTTTTTTCAGGCTCGGTATCCCAGGCGGTGGCGGCGCTACTGGAAGCATCAGACAGCCAGCTTTCTGACGAAGAACTGAAACGCCTGGAATCCCGCATCCAGGAAGCCCGCGAGGAGGGACGCTAA